Part of the Paenibacillus kyungheensis genome, CGTTGTTACCTTTGATTCCTGGTGGTACATAACCATAAGCTGGAATTTGTCCACCTAATGTTACGTTGTCTACAATCGCTTGACGGTTGATCGCCATAGAGAATGCTTGACGGATTTTCAAGTTGTTAAATGGTTTTTCTTTAACGTTAAACAAGTAGTAGTACGTACTTGCAATACCTTTAGCTTGGAATTGATCTGGGTATTGTTGTTTTGCAGCTGGAATTTGGTCTGTTGGAATTTCACCAGTAGGTGCTCCAGCATAATCCAATTGTCCACTTTGGTAACTTGAGAACTCAGTAGCTCCAGAGTTAACCAATGAAGAAGTGATTGTATTTAATTTAATACTAGAAGCATCCCAATACTTAGCATTTTTTGTCCAAGCCAATTCTTGACCTGTTGTCCAAGTTGTTAAGTTGAATGCACCGTTAGTAATCATTGTATCCGCTTTAGAAGCCCATTGTGGGTTAGCTTCTACATTCTTTTGATTAACAGGGTAGTACGTGTAGAAAGAAGTCAATCCCAACCAGTAAGAAGTTGGATTAGCCAAAGTCACTTCTAGTGTTTTGTCATCTACGACTTTAACACCAACATCAGCGAAATCTTTAACTTTTCCTTCGTTGAATTCTTGTCCATTTTTGATGTAATAAAGTTGGTAAGCGTACTCAGATGCTGGAGTTGTTTTTGGGCTTAGAACGCGTTCCCAAGCATAAGCGAAATCTTTAGCTGTTACAGGTTCGCCGTTACTCCATTGTGCATTATCACGAAGATGGAAAGTATATTTCAATCCGTCTTCAGAAACATCCCATTTTTCAGCAACGCCTGGAACAGGATTACCATCTGTACCTGGACGTGTAAGACCTTCATACATTAGTCTCAAGGCAGTGTTTGTTTGACTATCTTTTGCCTGAGCTGGATCAAACGTTGGAGGCTCAGCGCTCATGTTAATGTGTAAGTCTTGAGCTGCTGCTGTAGTGCCATCTCCTGATTCTCCACTTGTTCCTGTGTTGCTAGAACCGCTGCCGCAAGCTGCAAGCAAAGTTCCGAACGCCATGACAAGCGCCATAAGTACTAACCAACTTTTTCTCTTCATCTAGCAGTTTCCCCCTAAAAAATGTGGTATATGCTTTTAAATTATACAACCAGTGGTCAAAAAAATCTATAACTTATATTTAAAAAATCATCTTTTTTTCGTTATTTTATATAAAACTGTCACATTTAAGCGTATATTATGCTTCACGTCACGGTCGAATACCTAACATCAAGCAAATATATTCCATTTTTCGACAAAATTATTGTGTTATGTATTGCAGAATACCAGTAATCAATAAAGCAATGTAACCTATACTCAACAATAAAAAAGAAACACGCCAAACGGCACGAAATAGTCGTTTGTAGTCCACTTTTCCTTTTAATCGGTTTTGTGCACCACCAATTAGACCAATACCTAACAATAAAATCAATAAGAAAATATAGAATCCTGTTTTGGTATTGAATGTATTATTGAACAAAGCGGCTACAGAAATATATAAAAAAGGAGTCGTTACATCCATAGCCATACCTATCGCTGGTTTCTTTTCTTTCCCTTTTAGCCTATTGATCACATATGTTAATACAAATGGAATAAATGGAACTAGACTTAAAAAGATAAACCCGTTCAATAATAATCCCAAAAATACCCCCATCAATTATCCTCCTGTCTATTCATAGCCTCAACTAAATGGTATACCCAGTAATTTGCTGGTGTAGCTATACCGTAATCTTGACCCATTTTAATAATACTACCATTAATCCACTCTATTTCTGTTGTTTTACCTTGTAATACATCTGCAAGCATAGATGATGTATTGGTAGATGTAGCACGACATACTTCTAAAATCTCTTCCCACCATAAAGAAGAACTCTCTATTCCTGCGGCTTGATATACTTCAATAACTTCATTATACAATTGCTGCATTACAAATAGTCTCTGTTCAGAAACAAGTAATTCACCATTCATTATACGCCAAATCGCTGTTAATGGATTGATTACAGCATTTATAATAAGCTTCCGATATATATCTTTATCGATATTATTCGACAACCGAATATCAAATCCTGCTTGTTGTAGTTCGTTTAGCAAAGGTTGTATTAATAGTTGCTCTTCTTTATCTATTGATTTGGTCTTATTACCTACTCTAGCACTAGAAAGATTACTTAGACTACCTATAACCGTTTTTCCTATACCGGTATGATGGATTTCGTTTATAGACATTCTTTTAGCACCTTCTGTGGTAATTGCTGCATAAACCTGCCATGGTGAAGGCCATAAGCTATCGGTTCGCAATCCATTTTGCAGGCAGATTATACGAGTATGTTGCCCTGCTCGTTGCTGAATTTTACCAACTAAATCTGCTGTTATATCTTTCTGCTTAACCGTGACTAATATATAATCCGCTTTGGGTATATGAGAATAGTTATTTAATTCGTCGATTGCATAAGCATTCTGTGTAGCAGATGGAATCCATAACTGTGGTTCACTATGATGATCTATAGTAGATGTTTGGATCGTTATACCTTGTTGATTCATAATAGATGCTTGTTCTACGGTACGTGTCCACAAATGAATAGTAGCTGAAGAATCATTACTTATTAATTTGCTATAAAAAAGTAATCCTATAGCT contains:
- a CDS encoding DUF3397 domain-containing protein; this encodes MGVFLGLLLNGFIFLSLVPFIPFVLTYVINRLKGKEKKPAIGMAMDVTTPFLYISVAALFNNTFNTKTGFYIFLLILLLGIGLIGGAQNRLKGKVDYKRLFRAVWRVSFLLLSIGYIALLITGILQYITQ
- a CDS encoding ketopantoate reductase family protein, giving the protein MIIDIFGAGAIGLLFYSKLISNDSSATIHLWTRTVEQASIMNQQGITIQTSTIDHHSEPQLWIPSATQNAYAIDELNNYSHIPKADYILVTVKQKDITADLVGKIQQRAGQHTRIICLQNGLRTDSLWPSPWQVYAAITTEGAKRMSINEIHHTGIGKTVIGSLSNLSSARVGNKTKSIDKEEQLLIQPLLNELQQAGFDIRLSNNIDKDIYRKLIINAVINPLTAIWRIMNGELLVSEQRLFVMQQLYNEVIEVYQAAGIESSSLWWEEILEVCRATSTNTSSMLADVLQGKTTEIEWINGSIIKMGQDYGIATPANYWVYHLVEAMNRQEDN
- a CDS encoding peptide ABC transporter substrate-binding protein; protein product: MKRKSWLVLMALVMAFGTLLAACGSGSSNTGTSGESGDGTTAAAQDLHINMSAEPPTFDPAQAKDSQTNTALRLMYEGLTRPGTDGNPVPGVAEKWDVSEDGLKYTFHLRDNAQWSNGEPVTAKDFAYAWERVLSPKTTPASEYAYQLYYIKNGQEFNEGKVKDFADVGVKVVDDKTLEVTLANPTSYWLGLTSFYTYYPVNQKNVEANPQWASKADTMITNGAFNLTTWTTGQELAWTKNAKYWDASSIKLNTITSSLVNSGATEFSSYQSGQLDYAGAPTGEIPTDQIPAAKQQYPDQFQAKGIASTYYYLFNVKEKPFNNLKIRQAFSMAINRQAIVDNVTLGGQIPAYGYVPPGIKGNNEEFRTEYKDSYFTEDAAKAKQLLAEGMKEEGYTTLPEITLIYNSSEAHQKIALAIADMWKNNLGVSVKTQNQEWSVFLDNRQSGNYQIARAGWTADYNDPMTFLDMWMTGNGNNDAKYSNPEYDKLLKDAQATQDNAKRMDDMSKAEKILVQDDMAMMPIYYYTSVSLVKPNLKGIFVDFSGAIDFTRAYFQ